A single genomic interval of Aureliella helgolandensis harbors:
- a CDS encoding transposase — MDPIYSADNTTTAYQLNWSLALFGKAALPDSSLWLIDLSAATEKDGVRILSANSRSENVIQFLISTRPESSPSDCVRSVKGRLQYLIRDHNPKAFRRNYHIHSVGETTSSALDEYVARQTAKHPMADPKVQARLEANQFLDPEIDLSKCIATTRFAGRVASINEDTEIRHSSE, encoded by the coding sequence ATGGATCCAATCTATTCGGCAGACAATACCACCACAGCCTATCAACTAAATTGGTCGTTAGCCCTATTCGGCAAGGCCGCCTTGCCCGACTCATCTCTCTGGCTGATTGATCTCTCCGCTGCCACCGAGAAAGATGGCGTCAGAATTCTCTCAGCGAATTCACGTTCGGAAAACGTGATTCAATTCCTCATCAGCACTCGTCCCGAGTCTTCACCATCGGATTGCGTCAGAAGTGTTAAAGGACGCTTGCAGTATCTAATTCGAGACCACAATCCCAAAGCCTTTCGCCGCAACTATCATATTCACAGCGTGGGCGAGACAACTTCCAGCGCACTAGACGAATATGTTGCCAGGCAAACAGCCAAACATCCTATGGCCGATCCCAAGGTTCAAGCTCGTTTGGAAGCGAATCAATTCTTGGATCCTGAGATTGATTTGTCTAAGTGTATAGCGACAACTAGATTTGCCGGCCGTGTTGCCTCAATCAATGAAGATACCGAAATAAGACACTCTTCTGAGTAA
- a CDS encoding class I SAM-dependent methyltransferase, giving the protein MTAQPFSNSYDEVPYNSYPYALAHPDHIAMIAVLLRLNPPRRPYRVLELGCASGGNLIPIAASRPDCSFVGVDYSTRQIATGQLIVDQLRLTNIELLVQSILDVEKTIGRFDYILCHGVYSWVPSDVQVKILDLCRSLLTEQGIAYISYNTQPGWRQRGALRDMMQYHVGRSAGSSPAQRIDQARGLLDFLVNATSTTDNSYARMLREQQELLGKHSDSYIYHEHLERHNEPLWFLDFCHRLDQHGLRYLGEADFSSMVGSMSLTPELQQQLDDLAPDLTEKEQYIDFVRNRSFRQTLVCHARQRPNYAVRGERLRGLFAATPGRVQMNDGEGGEPKWRLVVNDDLSLSTDLRTTQIAFELLSQAWPERIPVALLVDQVAEQLNDPTLDRAELQRTLEVALLTAFSSSSGEVVELSVSPLNSMVDESENHGAPMVSRLVQLQAREGMPVVNRRHNLLPVMPLDRRILSLLDGTCDGEQLLVELLAQHQSGDLIILDEHDVPISDSAVITSMLRELVPQRMAHYHRGSLL; this is encoded by the coding sequence GTGACCGCTCAGCCCTTTTCAAATAGCTACGACGAAGTTCCCTACAACAGTTATCCCTATGCACTCGCTCATCCAGATCATATTGCCATGATTGCGGTGTTGTTGAGGTTAAATCCGCCACGTAGACCTTATCGCGTGTTGGAATTGGGATGCGCATCGGGAGGGAATCTGATCCCGATCGCAGCTAGTCGCCCTGACTGTAGTTTTGTGGGGGTCGATTACTCGACGCGTCAAATTGCTACTGGACAATTGATAGTCGATCAACTGAGGCTGACTAATATTGAGCTGCTGGTCCAGAGTATACTCGACGTGGAGAAAACGATCGGTCGCTTTGATTACATCCTATGTCATGGCGTCTATTCCTGGGTGCCGAGCGACGTGCAAGTCAAAATATTAGACTTATGCCGTTCGCTGTTGACAGAGCAGGGGATTGCTTACATCAGCTACAACACACAGCCCGGTTGGCGACAGCGTGGCGCGCTGCGTGATATGATGCAGTATCATGTTGGGCGGAGTGCGGGGAGTAGTCCTGCCCAGCGGATCGATCAAGCGCGAGGACTACTCGACTTCCTGGTCAACGCGACCAGCACCACGGATAATTCGTACGCCCGAATGCTACGAGAACAGCAGGAACTGCTGGGAAAACACTCCGACTCGTATATCTACCACGAACATCTCGAGCGACACAACGAACCATTGTGGTTTCTCGATTTCTGCCACCGACTCGATCAGCATGGACTGCGATATTTAGGTGAGGCAGATTTCAGTTCAATGGTGGGTAGCATGTCACTCACCCCCGAACTCCAACAGCAGTTGGACGATCTAGCCCCGGATTTGACGGAGAAAGAGCAATACATCGACTTCGTGCGCAATCGTTCCTTTCGGCAAACCCTGGTTTGTCATGCTCGTCAGCGCCCCAACTACGCAGTGCGCGGCGAGCGACTGCGAGGATTGTTTGCGGCGACGCCGGGACGCGTGCAAATGAATGACGGTGAGGGTGGCGAGCCGAAGTGGCGTTTGGTAGTCAACGATGATTTGTCGCTTTCTACCGACCTACGGACCACGCAGATAGCCTTTGAATTGCTCAGCCAAGCTTGGCCAGAGCGAATTCCGGTGGCGCTGTTGGTGGATCAAGTGGCTGAACAGCTCAATGATCCCACGCTGGATCGCGCTGAACTACAGCGAACGCTAGAAGTCGCACTACTCACTGCTTTCTCGTCGAGCAGTGGAGAGGTAGTTGAGCTTTCCGTTTCCCCATTGAACAGTATGGTCGACGAGAGTGAAAACCATGGCGCCCCCATGGTCAGTCGGCTTGTTCAACTGCAAGCACGCGAGGGGATGCCCGTGGTCAATCGTCGGCACAATCTACTCCCGGTGATGCCGCTCGATCGTCGCATCTTGTCGCTGTTGGATGGTACATGCGATGGTGAACAACTATTGGTTGAATTGCTCGCGCAACATCAAAGCGGAGACTTGATTATTCTTGATGAGCACGATGTACCCATTTCTGATTCTGCGGTTATTACCAGTATGCTAAGGGAACTAGTTCCACAGCGAATGGCCCACTACCACCGTGGTTCGCTCCTATAG
- a CDS encoding efflux RND transporter periplasmic adaptor subunit — translation MATVIDLTEVFAQIRIPSIQFAKVHDDSEVNIEIVSFPDQVFKARVTRISGQADPATGNVIVFAKIYNSEFKLRPGLSCQTSVALPVIVDALVIPVAAVADNAGIPVVTIVRDGKAYETAVTVGAAIASPSS, via the coding sequence TTGGCGACCGTGATCGACCTGACCGAAGTCTTTGCGCAAATTCGGATTCCGAGCATTCAGTTCGCTAAGGTTCATGACGACAGCGAAGTGAATATTGAAATTGTCTCGTTTCCGGATCAAGTGTTTAAGGCACGAGTGACTCGGATCAGTGGTCAGGCTGACCCAGCCACAGGCAATGTGATTGTGTTTGCCAAGATCTACAATTCGGAGTTCAAGCTGCGCCCCGGATTGAGTTGCCAAACGAGCGTGGCGTTGCCAGTGATCGTTGACGCTTTGGTGATTCCGGTGGCTGCCGTCGCAGACAATGCAGGAATTCCGGTCGTAACCATCGTTCGAGACGGAAAAGCATACGAGACAGCCGTGACAGTGGGGGCTGCAATTGCAAGTCCAAGTTCTTAG
- a CDS encoding ISNCY family transposase yields MVRKPYQKQQRFDCSPIAQVELNLESRDEIVPVLLGLQYLYTNAKLRTKVVQAVAADLNQDSRRDVGRPGIDDWHVVVLAAVRLGCNLDYDKLQDQVENHRRLRGIMGIGDWQDTDGFTFRRIRDTICLLKPETISKINQAIVTAGQSIAPDASSTVRADSFVIETNIHYPTESSLIYDGVRKFIPFCVELAQQLETTGWRQVGHLVKKIKSLKQQIGRIAASKSSRKKEALESRYRDLLQRVALLLERAKSLTNEAKSLGASTVTLSLITTIEHWTGLTEQVCDTARRRVLLGESVPNCDKLFSLFETHTQLYRRGKAGQPNQYGRLALVYEDGAGFISHYHLMARDVRDQDVVVEQTKLAQKKHAGEIHTASFDRGFYSAENESNLQQIIEDVCVLPRAPGEYVQRIKNESAKFHRTRLHHSGIEAAIGVLQRGNGLKRCRNRTELGFERYLGLAILGRNIHTLGKLLLSKQRPNASAAQSKRKAA; encoded by the coding sequence GTGGTTCGCAAGCCATATCAAAAACAGCAACGCTTCGATTGCAGCCCTATCGCACAAGTTGAACTCAACTTGGAATCTCGCGATGAAATCGTGCCCGTCTTGCTCGGGCTTCAATATCTTTATACCAATGCCAAGTTGAGAACGAAAGTCGTTCAGGCTGTCGCTGCGGATCTAAACCAAGACTCTCGACGGGATGTTGGAAGGCCAGGCATAGACGATTGGCATGTTGTTGTGCTTGCAGCAGTCAGACTTGGATGTAATCTTGATTACGACAAACTACAGGATCAAGTCGAGAATCATCGGCGTCTCCGCGGAATCATGGGAATCGGCGACTGGCAAGACACCGACGGTTTCACTTTCAGACGCATACGCGATACCATCTGTCTGCTCAAACCTGAGACGATTAGTAAGATCAACCAAGCTATCGTCACCGCTGGCCAGAGCATTGCTCCCGATGCCAGTTCCACAGTTCGGGCTGATTCATTTGTTATTGAAACTAACATTCACTATCCGACAGAGAGCAGTTTGATCTACGACGGTGTTCGCAAGTTCATTCCGTTCTGTGTTGAGTTGGCGCAACAGCTTGAGACCACAGGATGGAGACAAGTGGGGCATCTAGTCAAGAAGATCAAGAGCTTAAAGCAGCAGATAGGACGGATTGCTGCCAGCAAGAGCTCACGCAAAAAGGAAGCCTTGGAATCGCGTTATCGCGACCTGCTGCAACGCGTAGCACTTTTGCTCGAGCGAGCGAAATCACTGACTAATGAGGCGAAATCTCTCGGTGCGTCCACAGTAACTCTGTCGCTAATCACAACAATCGAACATTGGACAGGACTGACCGAGCAGGTTTGCGATACGGCGCGTCGGCGTGTCCTATTGGGTGAGTCAGTCCCCAATTGCGACAAGCTGTTCAGCTTGTTCGAAACACACACGCAGCTTTACCGTCGCGGCAAAGCCGGACAACCCAATCAATATGGTCGATTGGCTTTGGTTTACGAGGATGGTGCTGGTTTCATTAGTCACTATCACTTGATGGCTCGCGACGTGCGTGACCAGGATGTCGTGGTGGAACAAACGAAGTTGGCTCAGAAGAAGCACGCAGGCGAGATTCACACCGCGTCTTTTGACCGAGGTTTCTATTCAGCGGAAAATGAATCAAACCTGCAGCAGATAATCGAAGATGTATGCGTACTACCGCGGGCTCCTGGTGAATACGTACAGCGGATTAAGAACGAAAGTGCTAAATTTCACCGAACCCGACTACACCACTCAGGCATCGAGGCAGCGATCGGAGTGTTACAGCGGGGCAATGGTTTGAAGCGTTGTCGCAACCGGACTGAACTCGGCTTTGAACGCTATTTGGGTTTAGCGATTCTAGGTCGCAATATACACACGCTTGGAAAGCTACTGCTTTCTAAACAACGCCCCAATGCATCGGCAGCGCAGAGCAAACGCAAAGCGGCTTAG
- a CDS encoding beta/alpha barrel domain-containing protein — MTASVQNRIGMESAGARAKVLPPLFEDHVIAWKLKNGGDASEREQRLFDRVNRLTQDTRLPDAETKWSVLDRASVQCSMPLIASLNGWNAGDWLDFAGELQSAGAKTVAPDIHRCPAGLPEQTQFHSEPVFDEASTDCSGILER, encoded by the coding sequence ATGACAGCCAGTGTGCAAAACCGAATCGGCATGGAAAGCGCTGGTGCGCGAGCTAAAGTGCTGCCTCCCCTGTTCGAAGACCACGTTATTGCGTGGAAGTTAAAAAATGGCGGCGATGCGAGCGAGCGTGAGCAACGGTTGTTCGACCGAGTGAATCGCCTCACGCAAGACACACGACTCCCCGACGCGGAGACGAAATGGTCAGTGCTGGACCGAGCGAGTGTGCAATGCTCAATGCCGTTGATCGCCAGCTTAAACGGTTGGAACGCTGGCGATTGGCTCGACTTCGCAGGAGAGCTGCAATCCGCCGGTGCAAAGACCGTTGCCCCAGACATTCATCGCTGCCCTGCCGGACTCCCTGAGCAGACTCAATTTCACAGTGAGCCCGTTTTCGACGAAGCATCCACGGATTGTTCCGGTATTCTGGAACGATAG
- a CDS encoding PSD1 and planctomycete cytochrome C domain-containing protein codes for MNVLRIRTVLTCLVLVIPGAVLLSPAAGQEGIGAADRGEGLRLFESKIRPVLAEHCYECHSARDGADEGGLQLDTPRAIQAGGDRGNLAVSKMPNASLLLRAIAHTDVDIAMPPKQDRLSDTIVGDFRKWIELGAVVPEREVNDVQGREKTQAHWALQPICKAKIPDLRGSTWAKKPVDAFILAGLEAQGLEPSADAPVNVLLRRLHFDVVGLPPSPADILRFTALVAAEGMDLAVAQEVDRLLETQEFGERWGRHWLDVARFAESSGKAANISFPYAWRFRDYVFDCFNDDLPFDRFILEQIAGDLLPYESDQQRARLLIATGFLAIGVKNLDEMSAPQFRADVIDEQIDTVTRAFTGSSVACARCHDHKFESYTMEDYYALAGIFSSTKTLFGTWVAPSNRVGGDPLPLPIGREPIVLHKSISAERVASLKAEKESLLREREDFQAMNMGAMMMSEGKEKVPKKEFTLRDALRIFWRVGAIDGQLEKVDANGNAIPLAMGVLDDETITDATLLLQGDIKQPNIDVPRGVPFFDAMDEAHQRLQFPADQSGRLELAQWLTHATHPLTARVYVNRVWKHLMGEGIVRTVDDFGTTGEAPSHPDLLDYLATRFVEDGWSTKRLVRHLLLSRTYRQSSEHREAAFLADPDNRLLWRQSKRRLEAEAMRDAMLAVSGEIDLQRPIGSLVGRVIGDRPISLIGLDKRLPPDLDGTVHRSVYLPVIRDRMPDILDLFDVANPDFVSGAREATSTPLQSLYLMNSPFVRDRAAAMKKRLQAEADTTEERLRLAFEYCYARPPFADESQRLSEFLNSTAREEAELAWVDVCHSLLVTAEFRNLD; via the coding sequence ATGAATGTATTGCGAATACGCACAGTTCTAACCTGTCTGGTACTAGTGATCCCTGGAGCGGTCTTGCTGTCGCCCGCTGCCGGACAGGAAGGGATTGGAGCTGCCGATCGAGGAGAGGGGCTGCGTCTGTTCGAAAGTAAGATTCGTCCGGTTCTCGCCGAGCACTGCTATGAATGCCACTCAGCCCGCGACGGCGCGGATGAGGGTGGCTTGCAACTCGATACACCGCGCGCAATCCAAGCTGGAGGCGACCGCGGAAATTTGGCCGTTTCAAAAATGCCTAATGCGAGTCTGCTCTTGAGAGCGATCGCGCACACCGACGTAGATATTGCGATGCCGCCGAAACAGGATCGCCTGAGTGATACGATTGTAGGTGACTTTAGAAAGTGGATCGAACTCGGCGCAGTAGTTCCCGAGCGGGAGGTGAACGACGTACAGGGGCGCGAAAAGACACAGGCTCACTGGGCGCTACAACCGATTTGCAAAGCAAAAATCCCCGATCTGCGAGGTTCAACTTGGGCCAAGAAGCCAGTAGACGCTTTTATCCTAGCCGGCCTGGAGGCGCAGGGGCTGGAGCCTTCGGCCGACGCACCTGTCAACGTGTTGCTCAGACGTTTGCACTTTGATGTTGTAGGTCTACCACCTTCCCCGGCTGACATTCTTCGCTTCACCGCGCTCGTCGCAGCGGAGGGGATGGATCTTGCAGTGGCGCAAGAGGTCGATCGCTTGCTGGAGACGCAAGAGTTTGGCGAGCGTTGGGGTCGCCATTGGTTGGACGTTGCTCGGTTTGCCGAGTCCAGTGGAAAAGCAGCGAATATTTCCTTCCCTTACGCCTGGCGTTTCCGGGACTATGTCTTCGATTGCTTTAACGACGACCTTCCATTCGATCGTTTTATACTTGAACAAATCGCTGGCGATCTTTTGCCCTATGAAAGCGACCAACAGCGTGCCCGCTTACTGATTGCCACAGGATTTCTTGCGATCGGGGTGAAAAATTTAGACGAGATGAGTGCTCCTCAGTTTCGAGCGGATGTCATTGACGAGCAGATTGACACGGTAACTCGGGCGTTCACGGGATCTTCGGTCGCTTGTGCGCGATGCCACGATCACAAGTTTGAATCGTACACGATGGAGGACTACTACGCGCTGGCCGGTATTTTCTCCAGCACCAAGACCTTGTTCGGGACGTGGGTGGCTCCGTCAAACAGAGTCGGAGGAGATCCTCTCCCGCTGCCGATCGGCCGCGAACCAATCGTTTTGCACAAGTCGATTTCGGCCGAGCGAGTTGCATCCCTGAAAGCAGAGAAAGAATCGCTATTGCGGGAAAGGGAAGATTTCCAAGCGATGAACATGGGGGCGATGATGATGAGCGAGGGGAAAGAAAAAGTCCCCAAGAAGGAATTCACACTCCGCGACGCTCTGCGAATTTTCTGGCGAGTTGGGGCAATCGACGGACAGTTGGAAAAGGTTGATGCCAACGGAAACGCAATCCCACTCGCAATGGGAGTGCTCGATGACGAGACAATTACCGACGCGACGCTGCTGTTGCAAGGCGACATCAAACAACCCAATATTGACGTTCCACGAGGTGTTCCCTTTTTTGATGCGATGGATGAAGCACACCAACGTTTGCAATTCCCCGCCGATCAGAGCGGACGACTGGAGTTGGCGCAATGGTTGACCCACGCAACACACCCATTGACCGCACGCGTCTACGTCAACCGTGTATGGAAGCACCTGATGGGCGAAGGCATTGTACGGACCGTAGATGACTTCGGAACGACCGGCGAAGCCCCGAGTCATCCGGACTTGCTCGACTACTTGGCAACGCGGTTCGTTGAAGACGGGTGGTCCACCAAGCGATTGGTTCGACACCTCCTATTGTCGCGAACCTATCGGCAGTCTTCGGAACACCGTGAAGCCGCGTTCCTTGCCGATCCCGACAATCGACTTTTGTGGCGTCAATCGAAGCGGAGGCTCGAAGCGGAGGCGATGCGCGATGCGATGCTGGCAGTTTCCGGGGAGATCGATCTTCAACGACCGATCGGCTCTTTGGTTGGAAGAGTTATCGGTGATCGACCGATCTCACTGATTGGTCTCGACAAACGTCTTCCGCCAGATCTCGACGGTACCGTTCACCGTTCGGTCTACTTGCCTGTCATTCGCGATCGCATGCCAGATATCCTCGATCTGTTCGATGTCGCTAATCCCGACTTCGTTTCGGGCGCACGCGAGGCAACGTCCACTCCCCTGCAGTCGCTTTACTTGATGAACAGCCCATTTGTTCGCGACCGCGCCGCAGCGATGAAAAAGAGATTGCAGGCCGAAGCCGATACGACTGAAGAGCGGCTACGATTGGCATTCGAGTATTGCTACGCGCGCCCGCCCTTTGCCGATGAATCCCAAAGACTTTCCGAGTTTCTGAACAGTACAGCACGGGAAGAGGCTGAATTGGCATGGGTGGATGTTTGCCATTCGCTGTTGGTAACTGCGGAGTTCCGTAACCTTGATTGA
- a CDS encoding DUF1501 domain-containing protein, with product MMTSFSRRTALQSLASGFGYLAFSGLAHESSAREQEGAFDLSPKTPHFPARAKRVIFLCMEGGPSHVDLFDYKPALATRNGESLHSKQDGGLRLLGSPFRFQQQGESGNWFSELTPHLAKHADDLCFIHSMHTDLPNHSQAFLQLHTGSFQFTRPSLGAWTLYGLGTLNNNLPGFVTINPPSGNGGAKNYGSAFMPSICQGTKIGTNQIPDFYAKFMGIDKEPGPPLKWVGNSFQTRQRQRQQLDLIRDLNTSKLRRDSQHQEIEGAINSFELAFRMQGELPELLDLSDETSDMLQQYGIGNGQPTDRFGRQCLLARRLAEAGVRFIEITAPTSWDHHFNLRQVLGESCLATDQPIAALLQDLKGRGMLQDTLVVWAGEFGRTPYAQSGSGRDHNNLGYTIWMAGGGVKGGFKYGATDEIGHKAVENKCHLHDLHATLLHLLGFDHRKLTYSHAGRSFRLTNVFGNVVEEILS from the coding sequence ATGATGACATCCTTCTCACGACGAACGGCTCTCCAATCGCTTGCTTCTGGGTTTGGGTACCTCGCCTTTTCAGGACTTGCTCACGAATCGAGTGCACGCGAGCAGGAGGGTGCTTTCGACCTTTCGCCTAAGACGCCGCATTTCCCCGCGCGGGCCAAGCGAGTGATTTTCCTCTGCATGGAGGGGGGGCCTTCGCATGTCGATCTGTTCGATTACAAGCCGGCTCTTGCCACGCGAAACGGCGAGAGTCTGCATAGCAAGCAAGATGGCGGGTTGCGACTCCTGGGTTCACCGTTTCGTTTTCAACAACAGGGCGAATCTGGAAATTGGTTTTCCGAGTTGACGCCCCATTTGGCAAAACACGCCGACGACCTGTGTTTCATTCACAGCATGCACACCGATCTTCCGAACCATTCGCAGGCATTCCTGCAACTCCACACCGGCAGTTTTCAGTTTACTCGACCTTCGTTGGGCGCATGGACTCTGTATGGGCTCGGCACACTGAATAACAATCTCCCTGGATTCGTCACCATAAATCCTCCCTCAGGAAATGGCGGAGCGAAGAACTACGGCAGCGCGTTCATGCCCTCGATCTGCCAAGGTACCAAGATCGGAACCAATCAGATTCCCGACTTCTATGCCAAGTTCATGGGTATCGACAAAGAACCGGGGCCCCCCCTGAAATGGGTCGGCAACTCGTTTCAGACTCGGCAACGCCAACGTCAACAACTCGATTTGATCCGTGATCTAAATACCAGCAAGCTACGCCGCGACTCACAGCATCAAGAGATTGAAGGCGCGATCAATTCCTTTGAGCTCGCGTTTCGGATGCAAGGGGAACTCCCTGAGCTTTTGGATCTGAGCGATGAAACGTCGGACATGTTGCAGCAATACGGCATTGGAAACGGCCAGCCAACCGATCGCTTTGGACGCCAATGCCTGCTGGCCCGACGCCTCGCCGAAGCGGGCGTTCGATTCATTGAAATCACCGCTCCCACGAGTTGGGATCACCACTTCAACCTACGTCAGGTGTTAGGCGAGAGTTGTCTAGCGACGGACCAACCTATCGCAGCATTGCTGCAAGACTTGAAAGGCCGTGGCATGCTGCAAGACACCCTCGTTGTGTGGGCGGGGGAATTCGGCCGTACACCGTACGCACAAAGCGGCAGCGGACGTGATCACAACAATTTGGGTTACACGATCTGGATGGCGGGCGGAGGAGTCAAGGGTGGATTCAAGTATGGTGCGACCGACGAGATTGGTCATAAAGCCGTCGAGAACAAGTGCCACCTACATGACTTGCACGCTACGCTACTGCATCTTCTCGGCTTCGACCATCGAAAGCTGACCTACTCCCATGCGGGGCGTTCTTTCCGATTGACCAATGTCTTTGGGAACGTTGTCGAGGAGATCCTGTCCTAA
- a CDS encoding DUF1501 domain-containing protein has protein sequence MDTSLSTPRRQFLRRCGLGVGSLALTDMLTAQSATAGPPTHFPARAEHVIHIFLNGGMSQVDTFDPKPELTRRAGQMLPFDNLQTERKTGVALPSPFKFKQHGECGMPISDLFPRVAECADDLAVIRSMYAELPSHEMMLMLMNTGHSRLVRPSFGSWLTWGMGTENQNLPGFVALCPGGLPVAGAGNWRSAFLPGSYQGTLVDTAHSDPTQLIRHIRNERLSKSEQLAQLQILQALNAKHLAQRPEEADLEARIQSFDLAYRMQMEATDAFDTSQESEHILKLYGEGTQNRQLLLARRLVERGVRYVQVWHGAGQPWDSHDNIKDAHRHVANQCDQGIAGLIKDLKQRGLLSKTLILCSGEFGRTPSVEMGQNGSGASQGRDHNHWGFSLWMAGGGVKGGTIYGATDEFGFKAVENPVSVHDLHATMLHLLGFDHERLTYRYAGRDYRLTDLSGQVVHDVIA, from the coding sequence ATGGATACTTCCCTTTCTACCCCTCGTCGGCAGTTCCTTCGCCGCTGTGGTTTGGGCGTCGGTTCACTGGCGCTAACCGATATGTTGACCGCTCAATCGGCAACCGCCGGTCCTCCAACACACTTTCCCGCCCGCGCCGAGCATGTGATTCACATCTTTCTGAACGGCGGTATGTCGCAGGTGGATACCTTCGACCCCAAGCCGGAATTGACCCGTCGCGCCGGTCAGATGTTGCCGTTCGACAACCTGCAGACCGAACGCAAGACGGGGGTAGCTCTGCCCTCGCCGTTTAAATTCAAGCAGCACGGTGAATGCGGGATGCCGATCAGTGACTTGTTCCCCAGGGTGGCTGAATGCGCAGACGACTTGGCGGTGATTCGTTCGATGTACGCCGAATTGCCCAGCCATGAAATGATGCTGATGTTGATGAATACCGGCCATTCCAGGTTGGTGCGGCCCAGTTTCGGATCCTGGTTAACCTGGGGCATGGGAACCGAGAATCAAAACCTTCCCGGCTTTGTCGCACTGTGTCCTGGAGGGCTACCGGTGGCCGGTGCTGGCAACTGGCGTTCCGCCTTCCTGCCTGGTAGCTACCAAGGCACGCTGGTGGACACCGCCCACTCCGATCCAACCCAGTTGATTCGTCACATTCGTAACGAGCGACTTTCGAAATCGGAGCAATTAGCGCAACTGCAAATCCTGCAGGCTTTAAATGCCAAGCACTTGGCACAACGTCCCGAAGAAGCAGATCTCGAAGCAAGGATTCAGTCGTTTGACTTGGCCTACCGGATGCAAATGGAAGCCACCGACGCTTTCGATACCAGTCAGGAGTCGGAACACATCTTGAAACTGTATGGCGAAGGAACCCAGAATCGTCAACTGTTACTCGCTCGGCGGTTGGTCGAACGCGGCGTGCGTTATGTGCAAGTCTGGCACGGTGCTGGCCAGCCATGGGATAGCCATGACAACATCAAAGACGCCCACCGCCATGTCGCCAATCAGTGCGATCAAGGGATTGCGGGCTTGATCAAAGATTTGAAACAACGTGGCCTGCTCAGCAAGACATTGATCTTATGCAGTGGCGAGTTTGGACGCACACCTTCGGTTGAAATGGGGCAGAATGGATCGGGAGCCAGCCAAGGCCGCGATCATAACCACTGGGGATTTTCGCTGTGGATGGCGGGAGGAGGCGTCAAAGGCGGCACGATCTACGGCGCAACCGATGAGTTTGGTTTCAAAGCCGTCGAGAATCCGGTGTCGGTCCATGACCTGCACGCTACCATGCTGCACTTGTTGGGCTTTGACCACGAACGCCTGACGTATCGGTATGCGGGCCGTGATTACCGCTTGACAGACCTCTCGGGGCAGGTCGTCCACGATGTCATCGCGTAA